The proteins below come from a single Kryptolebias marmoratus isolate JLee-2015 linkage group LG12, ASM164957v2, whole genome shotgun sequence genomic window:
- the rmi2 gene encoding recQ-mediated genome instability protein 2 produces MEKTGGEQKRPPPVKVLSGQLRAAGNRAAAAAGSGEGVVIRAGRGRSLRVSLVWMQGTVLEAQPDRNTVLLMDETGTFTVQGVNSIPRGKPCLFPGKYVMVMGVIEAASPEPVIRAVKMADLSDFAALHRRMWKLEVEELQQMLT; encoded by the exons ATGGAGAAAACGGGCGGCGAGCAGAAACGTCCTCCGCCCGTCAAGGTGCTGTCCGGCCAGCTGAGGGCGGCGGGGAACCGGGCCGCCGCGGCCGCCGGCAGCGGGGAGGGGGTCGTCATCAGGGCGGGCAGAGGTCGCTCTCTGCGGGTGTCGCTGGTGTGGATGCAGGGGACGGTCCTGGAGGCGCAGCCGGACAGAAACACCGTGCTGCTGATGGATGAGACCGGGACCTTTACGGTTCAGGGCGTGAACAGCATCCCGAGAGGAAAACCATGTTTATttccag GTAAATATGTCATGGTGATGGGTGTCATCGAGGCCGCCTCGCCCGAACCGGTCATCCGTGCCGTGAAGATGGCCGACCTGTCAGACTTTGCTGCTCTTCACAGACGGATGTGGAagctggaggtggaggagctgcagcagatgcTGACCTGA